From Caretta caretta isolate rCarCar2 chromosome 9, rCarCar1.hap1, whole genome shotgun sequence, one genomic window encodes:
- the LOC125642952 gene encoding LOW QUALITY PROTEIN: protein FAM98A-like (The sequence of the model RefSeq protein was modified relative to this genomic sequence to represent the inferred CDS: substituted 1 base at 1 genomic stop codon) yields MEFELMESDILESLEDLGYKGPWLEDEALTQAVSGGASSPEFTKLATWLVSELRLYCKLEENVQATNNPSEAKEFQLEVSGLLGEVNCPYASLTSGDVTKRLLNXKNCLLLLTYLISELEAAKMLCVDAHPKKAQEGGVSEVFQELKGSCIALGVSKTLANITVFQLFSGIRGKKLKETLAQVSLGHVGKPLLKKPLGPAYWEKIETINQAIANEYEVWTKLLVKRLDVTVQSFGWSARAKSQPEKLAKVYQPKRAFLTTNCTISIAHLLAAQQDCQRLRISSGSIQEKTVFAINKVLMGRIPDRGGRPNETEPPPPEMPPWQKRLVAYHIN; encoded by the coding sequence ATGGAGTTCGAGCTCATGGAGAGCGACATCCTGGAGTCGTTGGAGGATCTAGGTTACAAAGGTCCATGGTTAGAAGATGAAGCACTGACTCAAGCAGTCTCTGGTGGAGCCAGTTCCCCTGAATTTACCAAACTTGCTACTTGGCTGGTATCTGAGTTAAGGCTATATTGTAAACTAGAAGAAAATGTGCAAGCTACTAACAATCCAAGTGAAGCAAAAGAGTTCCAACTTGAAGTGAGTGGGCTACTGGGGGAAGTGAACTGTCCATATGCATCATTAACATCAGGAGATGTGACAAAACGCCTTCTTAATTAGAAGAATTGCCTCCTGCTGCTCACATACCTCATCTCAGAACTGGAAGCTGCCAAAATGCTGTGTGTGGATGCCCATCCGAAAAAAGCACAAGAAGGAGGTGTTAGCGAGGTCTTTCAGGAGCTAAAAGGCAGTTGTATTGCATTAGGTGTGTCCAAGACTCTGGCCAACATAACTGTGTTCCAGTTGTTCAGTGGAATCAGGggaaaaaaactaaaagaaaccTTAGCACAGGTTTCACTTGGCCATGTTGGAAAACCTTTACTGAAGAAACCATTGGGACCAGCTTATtgggaaaaaattgaaacaattaACCAAGCCATAGCCAATGAGTATGAAGTTTGGACAAAACTATTAGTGAAACGTTTGGATGTAACTGTGCAGTCCTTTGGCTGGTCAGCTAGAGCTAAGAGTCAACCAGAGAAACTGGCTAAAGTCTACCAACCCAAACGTGCCTTCTTAACTACCAACTGCACTATTTCCATTGCTCACCTCTTGGCAGCTCAGCAAGATTGTCAAAGATTGAGGATAAGCAGTGGGTCTATCCAAGAAAAGACTGTGTTTGCCATTAATAAGGTATTAATGGGCAGAATACCTGACAGAGGGGGCAGACCAAATGAAACTGAGCCTCCACCTCCTGAGATGCCACCATGGCAGAAAAGACTAGTTGCTTACCATATTAACTAg